In Petrotoga miotherma DSM 10691, the genomic window CTATCTGCCCCTCTTATTAAGAGAAAAATACCTAAAGCTATTAATAGAATATTTATCAATCAATATTCACTCCTTTTTTCAACGATTTCTCTTTTGTTTCTTAGGTATACAAAAAGCAAAGAACCTAATACTATCAATATTAAGCTTATAACTACTGCAACGCGAAAATCCCCAATGTAGAGACTATCCGTTCTTAACCTTTCAATCGGGATTCGCCCGATAGAATAAAGAATTAAATACAGAGCGGTGACTTCTCCATATGTTTTTCTCTTATTTCTAATAAAATAAAACAATATTAGAAATACTAACAAATTCCAGGCAGATTCATATAAGAATGTTGGATGAAAATATTCATAGGCTTCATACCCTGGCATTCGATCAGGTAAAGAAATGTACATCTTCCATGGAAGATTTGTCGGTGAACCATATGCTTCATGGTTGAAAAAATTGCCCCATCTTCCAATAGCTTGAGCTAACGGTAAAACAAAAGTGAATAAATCTAACCCTTGCAGGAAGGTAAAGGTACATTTTTTTTTCAACTGCGTATACAAAAAAACTACTAAAAAAGCAGCCAGTATCGCTCCATGTATAGCCATTCCTCCATGCCATATCTTAAAAATTTCTGAAGGATTTCGAGAGAAGTATTCAAAATTAAAAAGAACATAATATAATCTTGCTCCTATAATACCAAATATAATTCCCAAAGAAACTGCGGTGAAAAGATCGTCTTCGTTTATTTTTTCTCTTTCAGCTTCTTTCTGAGCAATAAATGTTGCCAACAGTATCGATGAAGCGATTAACAGTCCATACCATCTTATTTCTAATGGACCAACCGTAACTAAAACTGGACTGAAATACCATTCCCCAGAAAAACTCTTTGGTAAAACAACTATACAAATAACTAAAAAAGAGGTTATCGAAACCCACAAAGTGTTTAAAAAGACTTTATCCTTTTTCATATTCATCCTCCTAAAGCCTTCCAAAACTAAAAATCTCTATAGTACATTGACCAAATGTATTGAATCTCCATATCTTACTTGCAATTCGTGTTTTAAATTAGGATATCTATCGAAACTTTGGATAGAAGATAAAAAAAGTTCTACCGTTTTTCTTGAACTTTCTATAATATTTATATCTTCGACTAAATCTAAAAATTTAAATTCCGGCATCCCATGCTGTTCCACTCCAAAGAATTTGCCTGGTCCCCTCCATTTTAAGTCAATTTCTGCTACTTCAAAACCATCTAACGTCTTAGAAAAGGAGTTCATT contains:
- the lgt gene encoding prolipoprotein diacylglyceryl transferase, with translation MKKDKVFLNTLWVSITSFLVICIVVLPKSFSGEWYFSPVLVTVGPLEIRWYGLLIASSILLATFIAQKEAEREKINEDDLFTAVSLGIIFGIIGARLYYVLFNFEYFSRNPSEIFKIWHGGMAIHGAILAAFLVVFLYTQLKKKCTFTFLQGLDLFTFVLPLAQAIGRWGNFFNHEAYGSPTNLPWKMYISLPDRMPGYEAYEYFHPTFLYESAWNLLVFLILFYFIRNKRKTYGEVTALYLILYSIGRIPIERLRTDSLYIGDFRVAVVISLILIVLGSLLFVYLRNKREIVEKRSEY